A region of Ferviditalea candida DNA encodes the following proteins:
- a CDS encoding CpsD/CapB family tyrosine-protein kinase: MRQAAAKNTFPKMIMQIHANSEIAEIYRSLRFNLECSAFDQNIRMITITSSNRGEGKTTTAVNLAAAVAQSGKKTVLIDANLRSPAVHLAFGMDNAGGLSEYLESRLAINDIIKDPFVINLSLITSGTVPATPSELLLSDRLHSLFAQLKQNYDVILIDTPPILNLTDAKLIAAASEGVLLVVEHGKLRQAAANKIKEDFALMKANLLGIVVNKINRRDVREYLP; the protein is encoded by the coding sequence ATGCGTCAAGCAGCAGCTAAAAATACTTTTCCCAAAATGATCATGCAGATACATGCGAACTCGGAAATCGCGGAAATCTACCGGTCGCTCCGCTTCAATCTGGAATGTTCGGCCTTTGATCAGAACATCCGAATGATTACGATTACTTCAAGCAACCGTGGGGAAGGGAAAACCACTACAGCTGTGAATTTGGCGGCAGCCGTTGCGCAATCCGGAAAAAAAACGGTGCTGATCGATGCCAATCTTCGCAGCCCCGCGGTTCATCTTGCTTTCGGTATGGACAATGCCGGGGGATTGTCCGAATATCTGGAAAGCCGTCTGGCCATAAACGACATCATCAAAGACCCGTTTGTCATAAACCTCTCGCTGATTACATCTGGAACGGTGCCCGCCACTCCGTCGGAACTGCTCTTATCAGATCGTTTGCATTCTTTATTTGCCCAATTAAAGCAAAACTATGACGTCATATTGATCGATACGCCGCCAATTTTAAATTTGACCGATGCGAAACTGATTGCCGCTGCAAGCGAAGGCGTGCTGCTGGTCGTCGAGCACGGCAAATTGAGACAGGCCGCAGCGAATAAGATTAAGGAAGATTTTGCACTGATGAAGGCCAATTTGCTGGGAATTGTGGTAAACAAAATAAACCGCAGAGATGTGCGGGAATATCTCCCGTGA
- a CDS encoding lasso peptide biosynthesis B2 protein → MNIIRKAKLFLSLNISMKLLLLEAFIYLGWARILILRPFIEIAPSLGRHMAETSAAPAGANKLELRRVHEAIEIMSKYAPWESKCLVRAIAAMKMLERRRIESTLYLGTAKDEGRKMIAHAWLRSGPYYITGAEGMETFTVVGKFAKLMNEKVEGELDGQ, encoded by the coding sequence ATGAATATCATACGCAAGGCAAAATTGTTCCTATCATTAAATATAAGCATGAAGCTGCTGCTTTTAGAGGCGTTTATTTACCTCGGATGGGCGAGAATATTGATTCTTCGGCCGTTTATCGAAATTGCCCCTTCATTGGGCCGTCATATGGCGGAAACTTCGGCTGCACCCGCTGGCGCGAATAAGCTTGAATTGCGTCGGGTTCATGAGGCGATCGAAATAATGAGCAAATATGCGCCCTGGGAAAGCAAATGTTTGGTTCGAGCCATAGCGGCAATGAAGATGCTGGAAAGGCGCCGTATTGAAAGCACACTCTATTTGGGTACGGCAAAGGACGAGGGCAGAAAAATGATTGCGCATGCTTGGCTGCGCAGCGGTCCCTATTATATTACCGGTGCGGAGGGCATGGAGACATTTACGGTAGTGGGCAAATTCGCCAAATTGATGAATGAAAAGGTTGAAGGAGAGCTTGATGGACAATAA
- a CDS encoding paeninodin family lasso peptide: MKKAWQKPELEVLHVNMTMASTVTGPYTDEAYIPGHTVDDSAPAYYRFTS; the protein is encoded by the coding sequence ATGAAAAAAGCATGGCAAAAACCTGAGTTGGAAGTGCTGCACGTGAATATGACGATGGCTTCGACGGTGACCGGACCGTATACGGACGAAGCATATATTCCGGGCCATACTGTTGATGATTCGGCTCCGGCATACTATCGCTTTACCAGCTAA
- a CDS encoding lasso peptide isopeptide bond-forming cyclase, with product MSAIAGIYQFNEGAWNPEIVEHSGRLMDALRKFPADDVRTWHSGPIFLGCHAQWITPESVEEQLPYFDSERKLAITADAIIDNRQELFDLLQIERGRREQMTDSELILLAYRSWEEDAPKYLIGDFAFMIWDERKRKLFGARDFSGGRTLYYYRDAKRFAFCTIIQPLFSLPYIGSRLNEEWLAEFLAISGMNDAVDASITSYQNIEQIPPSHSISIENGHLTLARYCTLASGKVLKLRTNEDYVEAFREVFQEAVTSRLRTHRPVGAQLSGGLDSGAVVSFAAKALRAGNRQMHTFSYIPPSDFKDFTSRHMMADERPYIKSTVQYVGGIIDHYLDFAGRDPYTEVDDFLELMEMPYKFFENSFWLKGMFEKAHEQGIGVLLNGGRGNLSISWGSAIDYYAILLKRLKWLRLYHELDQYSRNRGGNRLRRLPVIAKVAFPLLARMFPSGTSYQMPMLINKAFARRTNVFEKLQDYGIGHTGWFSESNIYKQRQRHFEDVFHWNASNTLAAKLSLPYSVWKRDPTNDVRVIRFCLSLPEEQYVQNGLDRALIRRSTEQLLPDQVRLNQRVRGVQGVDWVHRMIPHWKTFIEEIKQLSSDKRMLEYVDGEAVKAALAKVRDGVRPEYASDPGSKLLMRSLIVYRFLKKYI from the coding sequence ATGAGCGCTATTGCAGGAATCTATCAATTTAATGAGGGGGCTTGGAACCCTGAGATTGTCGAACACAGCGGAAGGCTGATGGATGCCCTGCGGAAATTTCCTGCCGACGATGTTCGAACATGGCACAGCGGACCGATCTTTCTCGGCTGCCATGCGCAGTGGATTACACCCGAATCGGTTGAGGAGCAGCTCCCGTATTTTGACTCGGAAAGAAAATTGGCGATTACAGCGGATGCGATCATTGATAATCGTCAGGAGCTGTTTGATCTGCTACAGATAGAGCGCGGACGGAGAGAACAAATGACGGACAGCGAGTTGATCCTGCTGGCTTATCGAAGTTGGGAAGAAGATGCGCCCAAATATTTGATTGGCGATTTTGCCTTTATGATTTGGGACGAAAGAAAGCGCAAGCTGTTCGGAGCAAGGGACTTCTCCGGAGGACGGACACTCTACTATTATCGGGATGCGAAACGCTTTGCGTTTTGCACGATCATTCAACCGTTATTTTCCCTTCCTTATATTGGAAGTCGCTTGAATGAAGAATGGCTGGCCGAGTTCTTGGCGATCTCTGGAATGAATGATGCGGTTGACGCTTCGATTACCAGTTATCAAAATATCGAACAAATCCCTCCTTCCCATAGTATCTCGATTGAAAACGGTCATTTAACGCTTGCAAGATATTGCACATTAGCTTCAGGAAAAGTGCTGAAACTCAGAACCAATGAAGATTACGTAGAAGCTTTTCGGGAGGTTTTTCAAGAGGCGGTCACCTCCCGTTTGCGCACGCATCGGCCGGTCGGGGCCCAGTTGAGCGGAGGGCTGGATTCGGGGGCCGTGGTAAGCTTCGCTGCCAAAGCCCTGCGTGCGGGAAACCGGCAGATGCACACATTCAGCTATATCCCTCCAAGTGACTTTAAGGATTTTACATCCAGACACATGATGGCTGACGAGCGACCGTATATTAAGTCAACCGTGCAATATGTCGGCGGAATCATCGACCATTATTTGGATTTTGCGGGAAGAGATCCTTATACGGAAGTTGATGATTTTCTTGAATTGATGGAAATGCCGTACAAGTTCTTCGAGAATTCTTTTTGGCTCAAGGGAATGTTTGAGAAAGCCCATGAGCAAGGGATAGGGGTTCTGCTGAACGGTGGCCGGGGCAATTTGTCCATATCATGGGGTTCTGCCATCGATTATTACGCGATTCTGTTAAAAAGGCTGAAATGGCTCCGTCTTTACCATGAATTGGATCAATACAGCAGGAATAGGGGAGGCAACAGACTGCGAAGGCTTCCGGTCATTGCCAAAGTTGCATTTCCGCTTCTGGCCCGAATGTTTCCGTCAGGCACATCCTATCAAATGCCAATGCTTATCAATAAAGCTTTTGCACGCAGGACCAACGTATTTGAAAAATTGCAGGATTACGGGATCGGCCACACGGGCTGGTTTTCGGAATCGAATATTTACAAACAAAGACAGAGACATTTTGAGGACGTGTTTCATTGGAACGCAAGCAATACATTGGCGGCAAAGCTTTCATTGCCTTATTCCGTCTGGAAACGCGATCCGACCAACGATGTTAGGGTCATCCGCTTCTGCTTATCGCTGCCGGAGGAACAATATGTTCAAAACGGATTGGATCGGGCTCTGATCCGGAGATCGACCGAACAGCTTTTGCCTGATCAAGTCAGGTTGAATCAACGGGTCCGCGGTGTGCAAGGCGTGGATTGGGTTCATCGAATGATTCCGCATTGGAAAACATTTATTGAGGAAATCAAGCAGTTAAGCTCCGACAAGAGGATGCTGGAATATGTCGATGGCGAGGCGGTCAAGGCGGCCTTGGCAAAGGTTCGGGATGGAGTCCGTCCGGAATATGCATCCGATCCCGGTTCCAAGCTTCTTATGCGCAGTTTGATTGTTTATCGATTTCTCAAAAAATACATTTGA
- a CDS encoding efflux RND transporter periplasmic adaptor subunit gives MKKLFILIVLGIAVLNGCSAGGQPESNQATTSDQQSKKVEVMKVTKHKIADIPEVSADIVPSVSLDVISKTGGDIVQILKKRGDFVKEGEVFINLHSTEAEFQRERTFLDLKAAQNALAQSTMRLNRDLKSMTENYNRIKNDYNDGLATKDQLDQAVAQLEEKQTAAAEQYRQKNPEVQSLQIALQQADQALAALKIKAPISGVLTDVPVGEGMMLQGGTKVGVIQKLDPIKIVTQLTPEELAFIQGKTELSYSVQGTEIKGKGKIVYISNIADERTNKYELNLELANKEMNLKPGMKAQVLLGDEQDLMAITVPSYCIVKDGEDAYVFVLNHDTVEKRKVRLGRLNEPNQEIVSGVKEGEMVVISGQNQLKDKDKLQLVNVQIQK, from the coding sequence ATGAAAAAACTCTTCATCCTTATCGTACTTGGCATTGCTGTTCTTAACGGCTGCTCGGCCGGGGGACAACCTGAATCGAACCAGGCAACGACTTCCGATCAGCAATCGAAAAAAGTGGAGGTCATGAAAGTAACGAAGCACAAAATCGCAGATATTCCCGAAGTTTCGGCAGATATCGTACCTTCGGTTTCCTTGGATGTCATCTCCAAAACGGGAGGGGATATTGTGCAAATTTTAAAAAAGCGCGGTGATTTTGTTAAAGAGGGGGAAGTCTTCATCAACTTGCATTCCACCGAGGCCGAATTCCAAAGAGAAAGAACGTTTTTGGACCTGAAAGCTGCACAGAACGCCTTGGCGCAATCGACAATGAGATTGAACCGGGATTTAAAAAGCATGACGGAAAATTACAATCGAATCAAAAATGATTATAACGACGGTTTGGCTACGAAAGATCAGCTGGATCAAGCCGTAGCGCAGCTTGAGGAAAAGCAAACGGCTGCTGCAGAGCAGTATAGACAAAAGAACCCCGAGGTGCAAAGTTTGCAAATTGCGCTGCAGCAGGCTGATCAAGCATTGGCGGCGCTCAAGATAAAAGCGCCCATCAGCGGGGTATTGACCGATGTGCCGGTTGGGGAAGGAATGATGTTGCAGGGGGGCACCAAAGTCGGTGTTATTCAAAAGCTGGATCCCATCAAAATCGTTACGCAGCTAACCCCGGAAGAATTGGCATTTATACAAGGAAAGACAGAGCTGTCCTACTCTGTGCAGGGAACTGAAATCAAAGGCAAAGGGAAAATCGTTTATATTTCCAATATTGCCGATGAGCGGACGAACAAATATGAGCTCAATCTTGAACTGGCAAACAAAGAGATGAATTTAAAACCGGGAATGAAGGCGCAGGTTCTCCTGGGCGATGAGCAGGATCTGATGGCCATAACTGTTCCAAGCTACTGTATTGTAAAAGATGGGGAAGATGCCTACGTTTTTGTACTGAATCATGATACGGTTGAAAAACGGAAGGTACGGCTGGGCCGTCTGAATGAGCCGAATCAGGAAATCGTCTCCGGCGTCAAAGAAGGGGAAATGGTTGTGATCTCCGGTCAAAATCAATTGAAAGACAAAGACAAGCTTCAGTTGGTTAATGTACAAATTCAAAAATAA
- a CDS encoding HPr kinase/phosphorylase has protein sequence MLQPPKKLMYEAFGFRISSDIPLPELSPSVNQEDNPVDIEVVIDNTPKPFDQPPYEFVVEKDVIMVEMPDTAIFSILEGKRIVCTPRSGADEALIRLYILGTCMGSLLLQRRILPLHGSAVAIGGKAYAFIGDSGAGKSTLASAFMSRGYQLLSDDVIAVSFSGGVPLVIPSYPQQKLWQDSLNSFGMEISQYLSIFGRETKYSVPVSAKFHSSPLPLAGVFELVKGDGEQIGIEPVHKLERLQMLFVHTYRSFLIPRMELMEWHFNTSASLANRIELFRLRRNMDGFSAPQLASIILDAINSDGGINYD, from the coding sequence ATGCTGCAACCCCCCAAAAAACTGATGTATGAAGCCTTCGGCTTTCGGATATCCAGTGATATTCCTTTGCCGGAGTTGTCACCTTCGGTTAACCAAGAAGATAATCCGGTTGATATTGAGGTCGTCATCGATAATACTCCCAAGCCGTTCGATCAACCGCCCTATGAGTTTGTCGTGGAAAAGGATGTTATCATGGTGGAAATGCCCGACACAGCGATCTTTTCGATACTTGAGGGCAAACGGATTGTTTGCACACCAAGAAGCGGCGCCGATGAAGCGCTCATTCGCCTTTATATATTGGGCACATGCATGGGTTCATTGCTTCTGCAGAGAAGAATACTCCCGCTGCATGGAAGCGCGGTGGCTATCGGCGGAAAAGCGTACGCATTCATTGGTGATTCAGGGGCCGGGAAATCGACGTTGGCTTCGGCCTTTATGAGCCGCGGATATCAGCTGTTGAGCGATGACGTGATTGCCGTTTCCTTTTCAGGGGGAGTTCCGCTGGTTATCCCGTCTTATCCGCAGCAGAAGCTTTGGCAGGATAGTCTGAACAGCTTTGGAATGGAAATAAGTCAATACCTATCGATCTTCGGGCGGGAAACAAAATACAGCGTTCCCGTATCAGCCAAGTTCCATTCCAGTCCGCTGCCGCTTGCGGGAGTTTTCGAGCTGGTCAAAGGTGACGGCGAACAGATCGGAATCGAACCGGTACATAAGCTGGAACGTTTGCAAATGCTTTTTGTTCATACGTACCGCAGCTTTCTCATTCCGCGTATGGAGTTGATGGAATGGCACTTTAATACCTCCGCGAGCCTTGCAAATCGGATCGAACTGTTTCGATTGCGGCGTAATATGGACGGGTTTTCGGCTCCCCAATTAGCGTCCATCATTCTGGATGCGATAAACAGTGATGGAGGGATCAATTATGATTAA
- a CDS encoding YveK family protein — protein sequence MEIDLRKYYKMLRKRVWIIVVCALVFTIPAAVFTSDKYNPIYQASSEFMINNDGSQKQIDYGAISVIIGTPVIMDKVVQWFPDLNLTADQLNSSVDVSTVNDSKIIRITAQDSSYERAVKIANDVTQVIKSEIPKIMKVSGVTVLNAAQMKDNSQPINQNSHKYIKTVLLSFVVSIVVAVGIILLLDSLDDTLRSEVSIRSIFDKPTLAVVPKIKEKETGSPARRNLKVREASHASSSS from the coding sequence ATGGAAATCGATCTCAGAAAATACTACAAAATGCTAAGAAAACGCGTATGGATTATCGTTGTATGCGCGTTGGTATTCACAATCCCCGCCGCAGTTTTTACCTCTGACAAGTATAACCCGATCTATCAGGCTTCATCCGAATTTATGATCAATAACGACGGGTCGCAAAAACAAATCGATTATGGGGCAATCAGCGTCATCATCGGAACCCCGGTCATCATGGATAAAGTCGTGCAGTGGTTTCCGGATTTGAATTTAACGGCAGATCAGTTGAACTCATCCGTGGATGTGTCGACTGTCAACGATTCGAAAATTATCAGAATCACGGCGCAGGATAGCTCCTATGAACGGGCAGTGAAAATTGCGAATGACGTCACCCAAGTGATCAAATCGGAAATCCCCAAAATTATGAAAGTCTCAGGGGTGACCGTACTGAACGCCGCACAGATGAAAGACAATTCCCAGCCGATCAATCAAAATTCACATAAATACATAAAAACGGTCCTGCTAAGCTTTGTAGTTTCCATAGTGGTCGCCGTCGGGATTATTCTCCTGCTCGATTCCTTAGATGATACATTAAGATCCGAAGTGAGCATTCGTTCCATATTTGATAAACCGACATTGGCCGTGGTGCCAAAAATCAAAGAAAAAGAGACCGGGTCACCGGCCAGGCGCAATCTAAAAGTTAGGGAGGCGTCTCATGCGTCAAGCAGCAGCTAA
- a CDS encoding lasso peptide biosynthesis PqqD family chaperone has product MIKDIDILPDEFIIQSKGNIISDMDGEKVMLNVQKGKYYNLGEIGGVIWDLLEQPVSANQVIAELMAQYEVEQSECEEQVLAFLKLLFDEGLIEIGEKVGE; this is encoded by the coding sequence ATGATTAAGGACATTGATATTTTACCGGATGAATTCATTATACAAAGTAAAGGTAACATCATTAGCGATATGGACGGAGAGAAAGTCATGCTCAATGTCCAAAAGGGAAAATACTACAATTTGGGCGAAATCGGAGGGGTCATTTGGGATCTTCTCGAACAGCCGGTTTCAGCCAATCAAGTGATTGCCGAATTAATGGCCCAATATGAAGTCGAGCAGTCGGAATGCGAAGAACAGGTATTAGCTTTTTTAAAGCTTTTATTCGATGAGGGTTTAATTGAAATTGGAGAAAAAGTTGGGGAATAA